One Papaver somniferum cultivar HN1 chromosome 10, ASM357369v1, whole genome shotgun sequence genomic window carries:
- the LOC113318821 gene encoding uncharacterized protein LOC113318821 isoform X1, translated as MEENEVEEGEAYQEENDESNIDPDVHLSYIDEKIEVCLGHLKKAFEEGVSADNLGPKFGGYGSFLPSHQLSPIVLSHPRTPQKIQNYNAPKSPNNLQSEDALENAKVASSVTYVMGLGPDRSTISAEQHPVYRAPAFVGDFTSAHKQVSINPNEKKTLKVRIKVGPGSMPARTKAEIYSGLGLDISPSSSFDDSATESGGLSLESHDAPDESPTSMIRIMTSFPVPGDVLLSPLSDSLLLLMKKEKLMGDNTCGLSYKSSQESSAPCVDESSIRGDRKVCTEKRKLVDKKSVDVNNKNVSDAGKGSSFSKKKIDAVNSVPCNVKVSPISKLKGVTDDLFQNFGLKSGGLNIRAIKEEFVSGISKKEMFEPIVGHSVDSSGKQNLKINMPYKCSKGGKATLLKGDLIEPRNFRRRKDGEIQDLSMNKIDASKGREHLDVGGLVDPSTRKTSAAKHGIKVTLARRKSSDGGNLKLNGIVGKDVPAEEFPKRISKVASSSSGKVKTNKTGEFPLTSKIGNKRLHKDSGKPRERSTDLCGVAKVELLENRMDLLETPRYKAIDSVLHVEEKENPNITDKAKERSNVTRKVENLLSSEAYTKLNPIVTLLTGSEPVSDVPAVDQWVGCDKCSKWRLIPYGMDPESFPKTWHCGMLDWLPGMNRCDFTQDETTTAFYALYQLPPVPVNQNVNNLPHEAVAPGVTLAGQHMNLTHSGDDSHGGFNVGKKKLQKGAPKAYQKDISNSTENSLKASLKSRNLHDVVQSPLESDPSNFLRSNDVKHPRVNRKRGEDQDELKVSKKRKSLDCGNEHWMNDHSQEAAKSGPNSMNVIAKNVIVKDVKCGSKDRTIVSIKNSKGQVAVPVKDGGIVGKKRKVKEWQKSEIYPPESHPSTVPHFSDSSYFVKEETNESEQGKEKKARVSKPEVKELSLSKGVDKTAKRGRGTRILISNSKSTLPVETKESIGGYLDKEQQLGQYLGESTASPRSLDGMEILKKDIGDIQNTVAPSSSSSKVSGSSKTRYDIQEVKGSPVASVSSSPLRNSNPVKIIRERRKPWEKDDATTIKFSAGGGSSLRCPGNEPDGGNFETERMEGVIPRSSRVSSGVHHQDRDVIHPLNGESKAQAISSASNADDHNLVNSNRYNSTGSKVKKSKESLQSNDKIRSSKSAHGECDAKVFSPYPEQEQYQKKNLRFQMGMGPQNTSYNEEPRIEKSSFVEKCAVETSKVEKNRSSKKDPIGIPPTVGKIDDRPKFGGNEDSSEVKLNGTNSKAGKCRPKQTSLQFHETDEAPSKFASERLTNHLGIATEKEKPLPCSGDKEELLAHLNQPVAGKISISGSDTVVDTLGNTLKISEGPTKLENYSKTHSRQSTTCGYLAKDLNATQISVKKDPSSQAAANAIKEAKDLKHTADRLMKLGQELESAEIYFQACLKFLHGSSLLEHCNTESTKRGDMNYMIEMYSSTAKLWDYVAHAYEKLNVMAAAALAYKCTEVAYMKVIYSKNLIVNKDRHELQEALKMAPPGESPSSSSSGVDNLNNQVTLDKVALAKADGSQITASHEIVARNHPKFVRLLNFAENVNNAMEASRKSQNTLALAAANAGAEVMSSVKSVIDFTFHDIDGLLRLVRLAMETISR; from the exons ATGGAGGAGAATGAGGTGGAAGAAGGGGAAGCCTACCAAGAGGAGAATGATGAATCCAACATTGACCCTGATGTTCATCTTTCCTACATT GATGAGAAGATTGAAGTTTGTTTGGGACATCTAAAGAAAGCTTTTGAAGAGGGCGTTTCTGCTGATAATTTGG GACCAAAATTTGGTGGGTATGGTTCATTCTTACCATCCCACCAACTCTCTCCTATTGTCTTATCTCATCCGAGGACTccacagaaaattcagaactacAATGCACCAAAGTCGCCTAACAACTTGCAGTCAGAG GATGCTCTTGAGAATGCCAAAGTTGCATCAAGTGTGACCTACGTCATGGGGCTTGGACCAGATCGTTCTACAATTTCTGCAGAGCAGCATCCTGTTTATAGAGCTCCAGCATTTGTCGGGGATTTTACTTCGGCACACAAACAAGTGTCGATTAATCCAAATGAGAAGAAAACACTGAAGGTCCGAATCAAAGTGGGCCCTGGTAGTATGCCGGCTCGGACAAAGGCTGAAATTTACAGTGGTCTTGGCCTTGATATCTCTCCTTCCTCATCGTTTGATGACAGTGCCACCGAGAGTGGAGGGTTGTCTCTCGAATCTCATGACGCACCTGATGAATCTCCGACGAGCATGATTCGG ATTATGACTTCTTTTCCAGTTCCTGGTGATGTTCTGTTATCACCTCTGTCGGACAGTCTCTTGCTcttaatgaagaaagaaaagctTATGGGTGACAATACATGTGGCTTATCCTACAAAAGTAGCCAGGAAAGTTCTGCACCTTGTGTAGATGAATCTAGTATAAGGGGTGATAGAAAAGTTTGTACTGAGAAAAGGAAACTGGTGGATAAAAAGTCAGTCGACGTGAATAACAAAAATGTTAGTGATGCAGGTAAAGGTAGTTCTTTCTCGAAGAAGAAAATAGATGCCGTTAATTCAGTACCTTGTAATGTTAAAGTTTCCCCTATATCCAAGTTGAAAGGTGTAACTGATGACctatttcaaaattttggtttgaaATCTGGGGGATTGAATATACGTGCCATAAAAGAAGAGTTTGTGTCTGGCATCTCGAAGAAGGAAATGTTTGAGCCAATTGTTGGGCACAGCGTGGATAGCTCTGGGAAGCAAAATTTAAAGATTAACATGCCCTATAAGTGTTCGAAAGGTGGAAAAGCGACTCTTCTTAAGGGTGACCTGATTGAACCAAGAAATTTCCGGAGGAGGAAAGATGGCGAAATCCAGGACCTATCTATGAATAAGATTGATGCATCTAAGGGAAGGGAACATCTGGATGTCGGTGGACTTGTTGATCCTTCAACACGTAAAACATCCGCTGCTAAACATGGAATAAAAGTGACTCTCGCGAGGAGAAAATCATCAGATGGGGGCAATTTGAAACTTAATGGGATTGTAGGGAAAGATGTTCCAGCTGAAGAGTTTCCTAAAAGAATCTCAAAGGTTGCTTCTTCTTCATCTGGGAAAGTAAAAACGAATAAAACAGGTGAGTTCCCTTTAACGAGTAAAATTGGGAATAAGAGATTACACAAGGATTCTGGTAAACCCAGAGAAAGGAGTACTGATCTTTGTGGGGTCGCAAAAGTCGAGCTGCTAGAGAATAGAATGGATTTGCTGGAAACTCCTAGATATAAGGCAATCGACTCAGTGCTCCATGTAGAGGAGAAAGAAAATCCCAACATTACTGACAAAGCAAAGGAAAGATCAAATGTCACCAGAAAGGTTGAGAACCTGCTGTCTTCTGAAGCATATACAAAGTTGAATCCCATTGTTACCCTGTTAACAGGAAGTGAGCCTGTTTCCGATGTTCCTGCCGTGGATCAGTGGGTTGGCTGCGACAAGTGCTCCAAGTGGCGTCTTATACCATATGGTATGGATCCCGAAAGCTTTCCCAAAACGTGGCACTGTGGCATGCTTGACTGGCT GCCCGGAATGAACCGATGTGATTTCACCCAGGATGAAACAACAACAGCTTTCTACGCACTGTACCAACTCCCTCCTGTACCTGTGAATCAAAATGTGAACAATCTTCCTCATGAGGCTGTTGCACCAGGAGTAACTTTGGCTGGTCAGCATATGAATTTAACTCACAGTGGTGATGATTCGCATGGTGGATTTAATGTTGGAAAGAAGAAACTACAAAAAGGAGCACCGAAGGCATACCAAAAAGACATATCTAACTCCACAGAGAACAGTTTAAAGGCTTCTTTGAAGAGCAGAAACTTACATGATGTGGTCCAATCACCACTGGAATCTGATCCCTCGAACTTTCTGCGGTCAA ATGATGTAAAGCACCCTAGAGTAAATAGGAAAAGGGGGGAAGATCAGGATGAGCTTAAAGTCTCAAAGAAAAGGAAGTCATTAGATTGTGGTAATGAGCACTGGATGAATGACCATAGCCAGGAGGCTGCAAAAAGCGGTCCCAATTCCATGAATGTTATTGCAAAGAACGTGATTGTTAAGGATGTCAAATGTGGTTCCAAGGACAGAACAATAGTTTCCATAAAAAATTCCAAGGGACAAGTTGCGGTTCCTGTGAAAGATGGAGGTATTGTTGGGAAGAAGAGGAAGGTTAAGGAGTGGCAGAAGAGTGAAATTTATCCACCAGAGAGCCACCCGAGTACTGTTCCTCATTTCAGTGACAGCAGTTATTTTGTGAAGGAGGAAACTAATGAGAGTGAGCAAGGAAAGGAAAAGAAGGCGAGGGTATCTAAACCGGAGGTCAAGGAGTTAAGTTTAAGCAAGGGGGTTGATAAAACTGCCAAACGAGGTAGGGGAACTCGAATTCTTATATCCAATAGTAAAAGTACATTACCTGTTGAAACGAAAGAAAGCATTGGCGGATATCTTGACAAGGAACAGCAACTGGGGCAATATTTAGGAGAAAGTACAGCCTCTCCACGGTCTTTGGATGGTATGGAAATCCTTAAAAAGGATATAGGAGATATACAGAATACTGTTGCTCCTTCTTCAAGCTCTTCCAAAGTATCAGGCTCTTCCAAAACAAGATATGACATTCAGGAGGTTAAAGGCTCACCAGTAGCGTCAGTTTCTTCATCCCCTTTGAGGAACTCCAACCCAGTGAAGATTATACGGGAAAGAAGGAAACCTTGGGAGAAGGATGATGCAACCACTATTAAGTTCTCTGCCGGGGGTGGCAGTTCTCTAAGATGCCCTGGCAATGAACCGGATGGTGGGAATTTTGAGACTGAAAGGATGGAGGGAGTTATTCCTCGAAGCTCCCGGGTATCATCTGGGGTCCATCATCAGGATAGAGATGTTATTCACCCTTTAAATGGTGAATCTAAAGCACAAGCTATATCTTCTGCGTCCAATGCTGATGATCATAATTTGGTGAATAGTAACCGCTACAACTCTACTGGGTCTAAGGTGAAGAAATCCAAGGAGTCCTTACAATCAAATGATAAGATTAGAAGTTCAAAATCTGCTCATGGTGAATGCGATGCAAAGGTCTTCAGTCCATACCCTGAGCAGGAGCAGTATCAAAAAAAGAACTTGAGATTTCAGATGGGGATGGGACCACAGAATACTTCATATAATGAAGAACCAAGGATTGAAAAGAGCAGCTTTGTGGAGAAGTGTGCTGTTGAGACCAGTAAGGTTGAGAAGAATAGGTCTAGCAAGAAAGATCCCATCGGAATTCCTCCAACTGTAGGTAAAATAGATGATCGGCCTAAATTTGGCGGAAATGAAGATTCTTCAGAAGTAAAATTGAATGGTACTAACAGTAAGGCTGGAAAATGCAGACCGAAGCAAACCTCACTGCAGTTCCATGAAACTGACGAGGCTCCAAGCAAGTTCGCCTCCGAGAGATTAACAAATCATCTGGGTATAGCAACTGAAAAAGAGAAACCGCTGCCGTGTTCTGGGGATAAAGAAGAGTTATTAGCACACTTAAATCAACCAGTAGCTGGGAAGATCAGCATCAGTGGATCAGATACAGTGGTTGACACCCTTGGTAATACTTTGAAGATATCTGAAGGTCCAACGAAGCTTGAGAACTACAGTAAGACTCACTCAAGACAATCTACTACCTGCGGGTATCTGGCCAAGGATCTGAATGCCACCCAGATTTCTGTTAAAAAGGATCCTTCGAGTCAGGCTGCTGCAAATGCTATTAAAGAAGCCAAGGATCTTAAACACACGGCTGATCGACTTATG AAACTTGGTCAAGAGCTTGAAAGTGCTGAAATATACTTCCAGGCGTGTTTGAAATTTCTTCATGGTTCGTCACTTTTAGAACACTGCAACACTGAGAGTACCAAACGCGGAGATATGAATTACATGATAGAAATGTATAGCAGTACCGCGAAACTCTGGGA TTATGTTGCCCAtgcatatgaaaaactcaacGTAATGGCTGCAGCTGCTCTAGCTTACAAATGCACTGAAGTAGCATACATGAAGGTTATTTATTCTAAAAATTTGATTGTAAACAAGGATCGACATGAATTGCAAGAAGCTCTTAAAATGGCACCTCCAG GTGAGTCTCCGTCGTCATCTTCCTCGGGTGTTGATAACTTAAACAATCAAGTCACGCTGGATAAGGTTGCATTAGCCAAGGCTGACGGTTCTCAAATTACTGCGAGCCATGAAATTGTTGCTCGAAACCATCCCAAATTTGTGCGGTTACTCAACTTT gCAGAGAATGTTAATAATGCAATGGAGGCTAGCAGAAAATCTCAAAACACACTCGCACTTGCAGCTGCTAATGCAGGTGCAGAGGTTATGTCTTCTGTTAAGAGTGTCATTGATTTCACATTCCATGACATAGATGGATTACTTCGTCTTGTACGGCTTGCAATGGAAACCATTAGCCGTTGA
- the LOC113318821 gene encoding uncharacterized protein LOC113318821 isoform X2, whose protein sequence is MEENEVEEGEAYQEENDESNIDPDVHLSYIDEKIEVCLGHLKKAFEEGVSADNLGPKFGGYGSFLPSHQLSPIVLSHPRTPQKIQNYNAPKSPNNLQSEDALENAKVASSVTYVMGLGPDRSTISAEQHPVYRAPAFVGDFTSAHKQVSINPNEKKTLKVRIKVGPGSMPARTKAEIYSGLGLDISPSSSFDDSATESGGLSLESHDAPDESPTSMIRIMTSFPVPGDVLLSPLSDSLLLLMKKEKLMGDNTCGLSYKSSQESSAPCVDESSIRGDRKVCTEKRKLVDKKSVDVNNKNVSDAEEFVSGISKKEMFEPIVGHSVDSSGKQNLKINMPYKCSKGGKATLLKGDLIEPRNFRRRKDGEIQDLSMNKIDASKGREHLDVGGLVDPSTRKTSAAKHGIKVTLARRKSSDGGNLKLNGIVGKDVPAEEFPKRISKVASSSSGKVKTNKTGEFPLTSKIGNKRLHKDSGKPRERSTDLCGVAKVELLENRMDLLETPRYKAIDSVLHVEEKENPNITDKAKERSNVTRKVENLLSSEAYTKLNPIVTLLTGSEPVSDVPAVDQWVGCDKCSKWRLIPYGMDPESFPKTWHCGMLDWLPGMNRCDFTQDETTTAFYALYQLPPVPVNQNVNNLPHEAVAPGVTLAGQHMNLTHSGDDSHGGFNVGKKKLQKGAPKAYQKDISNSTENSLKASLKSRNLHDVVQSPLESDPSNFLRSNDVKHPRVNRKRGEDQDELKVSKKRKSLDCGNEHWMNDHSQEAAKSGPNSMNVIAKNVIVKDVKCGSKDRTIVSIKNSKGQVAVPVKDGGIVGKKRKVKEWQKSEIYPPESHPSTVPHFSDSSYFVKEETNESEQGKEKKARVSKPEVKELSLSKGVDKTAKRGRGTRILISNSKSTLPVETKESIGGYLDKEQQLGQYLGESTASPRSLDGMEILKKDIGDIQNTVAPSSSSSKVSGSSKTRYDIQEVKGSPVASVSSSPLRNSNPVKIIRERRKPWEKDDATTIKFSAGGGSSLRCPGNEPDGGNFETERMEGVIPRSSRVSSGVHHQDRDVIHPLNGESKAQAISSASNADDHNLVNSNRYNSTGSKVKKSKESLQSNDKIRSSKSAHGECDAKVFSPYPEQEQYQKKNLRFQMGMGPQNTSYNEEPRIEKSSFVEKCAVETSKVEKNRSSKKDPIGIPPTVGKIDDRPKFGGNEDSSEVKLNGTNSKAGKCRPKQTSLQFHETDEAPSKFASERLTNHLGIATEKEKPLPCSGDKEELLAHLNQPVAGKISISGSDTVVDTLGNTLKISEGPTKLENYSKTHSRQSTTCGYLAKDLNATQISVKKDPSSQAAANAIKEAKDLKHTADRLMKLGQELESAEIYFQACLKFLHGSSLLEHCNTESTKRGDMNYMIEMYSSTAKLWDYVAHAYEKLNVMAAAALAYKCTEVAYMKVIYSKNLIVNKDRHELQEALKMAPPGESPSSSSSGVDNLNNQVTLDKVALAKADGSQITASHEIVARNHPKFVRLLNFAENVNNAMEASRKSQNTLALAAANAGAEVMSSVKSVIDFTFHDIDGLLRLVRLAMETISR, encoded by the exons ATGGAGGAGAATGAGGTGGAAGAAGGGGAAGCCTACCAAGAGGAGAATGATGAATCCAACATTGACCCTGATGTTCATCTTTCCTACATT GATGAGAAGATTGAAGTTTGTTTGGGACATCTAAAGAAAGCTTTTGAAGAGGGCGTTTCTGCTGATAATTTGG GACCAAAATTTGGTGGGTATGGTTCATTCTTACCATCCCACCAACTCTCTCCTATTGTCTTATCTCATCCGAGGACTccacagaaaattcagaactacAATGCACCAAAGTCGCCTAACAACTTGCAGTCAGAG GATGCTCTTGAGAATGCCAAAGTTGCATCAAGTGTGACCTACGTCATGGGGCTTGGACCAGATCGTTCTACAATTTCTGCAGAGCAGCATCCTGTTTATAGAGCTCCAGCATTTGTCGGGGATTTTACTTCGGCACACAAACAAGTGTCGATTAATCCAAATGAGAAGAAAACACTGAAGGTCCGAATCAAAGTGGGCCCTGGTAGTATGCCGGCTCGGACAAAGGCTGAAATTTACAGTGGTCTTGGCCTTGATATCTCTCCTTCCTCATCGTTTGATGACAGTGCCACCGAGAGTGGAGGGTTGTCTCTCGAATCTCATGACGCACCTGATGAATCTCCGACGAGCATGATTCGG ATTATGACTTCTTTTCCAGTTCCTGGTGATGTTCTGTTATCACCTCTGTCGGACAGTCTCTTGCTcttaatgaagaaagaaaagctTATGGGTGACAATACATGTGGCTTATCCTACAAAAGTAGCCAGGAAAGTTCTGCACCTTGTGTAGATGAATCTAGTATAAGGGGTGATAGAAAAGTTTGTACTGAGAAAAGGAAACTGGTGGATAAAAAGTCAGTCGACGTGAATAACAAAAATGTTAGTGATGCAG AAGAGTTTGTGTCTGGCATCTCGAAGAAGGAAATGTTTGAGCCAATTGTTGGGCACAGCGTGGATAGCTCTGGGAAGCAAAATTTAAAGATTAACATGCCCTATAAGTGTTCGAAAGGTGGAAAAGCGACTCTTCTTAAGGGTGACCTGATTGAACCAAGAAATTTCCGGAGGAGGAAAGATGGCGAAATCCAGGACCTATCTATGAATAAGATTGATGCATCTAAGGGAAGGGAACATCTGGATGTCGGTGGACTTGTTGATCCTTCAACACGTAAAACATCCGCTGCTAAACATGGAATAAAAGTGACTCTCGCGAGGAGAAAATCATCAGATGGGGGCAATTTGAAACTTAATGGGATTGTAGGGAAAGATGTTCCAGCTGAAGAGTTTCCTAAAAGAATCTCAAAGGTTGCTTCTTCTTCATCTGGGAAAGTAAAAACGAATAAAACAGGTGAGTTCCCTTTAACGAGTAAAATTGGGAATAAGAGATTACACAAGGATTCTGGTAAACCCAGAGAAAGGAGTACTGATCTTTGTGGGGTCGCAAAAGTCGAGCTGCTAGAGAATAGAATGGATTTGCTGGAAACTCCTAGATATAAGGCAATCGACTCAGTGCTCCATGTAGAGGAGAAAGAAAATCCCAACATTACTGACAAAGCAAAGGAAAGATCAAATGTCACCAGAAAGGTTGAGAACCTGCTGTCTTCTGAAGCATATACAAAGTTGAATCCCATTGTTACCCTGTTAACAGGAAGTGAGCCTGTTTCCGATGTTCCTGCCGTGGATCAGTGGGTTGGCTGCGACAAGTGCTCCAAGTGGCGTCTTATACCATATGGTATGGATCCCGAAAGCTTTCCCAAAACGTGGCACTGTGGCATGCTTGACTGGCT GCCCGGAATGAACCGATGTGATTTCACCCAGGATGAAACAACAACAGCTTTCTACGCACTGTACCAACTCCCTCCTGTACCTGTGAATCAAAATGTGAACAATCTTCCTCATGAGGCTGTTGCACCAGGAGTAACTTTGGCTGGTCAGCATATGAATTTAACTCACAGTGGTGATGATTCGCATGGTGGATTTAATGTTGGAAAGAAGAAACTACAAAAAGGAGCACCGAAGGCATACCAAAAAGACATATCTAACTCCACAGAGAACAGTTTAAAGGCTTCTTTGAAGAGCAGAAACTTACATGATGTGGTCCAATCACCACTGGAATCTGATCCCTCGAACTTTCTGCGGTCAA ATGATGTAAAGCACCCTAGAGTAAATAGGAAAAGGGGGGAAGATCAGGATGAGCTTAAAGTCTCAAAGAAAAGGAAGTCATTAGATTGTGGTAATGAGCACTGGATGAATGACCATAGCCAGGAGGCTGCAAAAAGCGGTCCCAATTCCATGAATGTTATTGCAAAGAACGTGATTGTTAAGGATGTCAAATGTGGTTCCAAGGACAGAACAATAGTTTCCATAAAAAATTCCAAGGGACAAGTTGCGGTTCCTGTGAAAGATGGAGGTATTGTTGGGAAGAAGAGGAAGGTTAAGGAGTGGCAGAAGAGTGAAATTTATCCACCAGAGAGCCACCCGAGTACTGTTCCTCATTTCAGTGACAGCAGTTATTTTGTGAAGGAGGAAACTAATGAGAGTGAGCAAGGAAAGGAAAAGAAGGCGAGGGTATCTAAACCGGAGGTCAAGGAGTTAAGTTTAAGCAAGGGGGTTGATAAAACTGCCAAACGAGGTAGGGGAACTCGAATTCTTATATCCAATAGTAAAAGTACATTACCTGTTGAAACGAAAGAAAGCATTGGCGGATATCTTGACAAGGAACAGCAACTGGGGCAATATTTAGGAGAAAGTACAGCCTCTCCACGGTCTTTGGATGGTATGGAAATCCTTAAAAAGGATATAGGAGATATACAGAATACTGTTGCTCCTTCTTCAAGCTCTTCCAAAGTATCAGGCTCTTCCAAAACAAGATATGACATTCAGGAGGTTAAAGGCTCACCAGTAGCGTCAGTTTCTTCATCCCCTTTGAGGAACTCCAACCCAGTGAAGATTATACGGGAAAGAAGGAAACCTTGGGAGAAGGATGATGCAACCACTATTAAGTTCTCTGCCGGGGGTGGCAGTTCTCTAAGATGCCCTGGCAATGAACCGGATGGTGGGAATTTTGAGACTGAAAGGATGGAGGGAGTTATTCCTCGAAGCTCCCGGGTATCATCTGGGGTCCATCATCAGGATAGAGATGTTATTCACCCTTTAAATGGTGAATCTAAAGCACAAGCTATATCTTCTGCGTCCAATGCTGATGATCATAATTTGGTGAATAGTAACCGCTACAACTCTACTGGGTCTAAGGTGAAGAAATCCAAGGAGTCCTTACAATCAAATGATAAGATTAGAAGTTCAAAATCTGCTCATGGTGAATGCGATGCAAAGGTCTTCAGTCCATACCCTGAGCAGGAGCAGTATCAAAAAAAGAACTTGAGATTTCAGATGGGGATGGGACCACAGAATACTTCATATAATGAAGAACCAAGGATTGAAAAGAGCAGCTTTGTGGAGAAGTGTGCTGTTGAGACCAGTAAGGTTGAGAAGAATAGGTCTAGCAAGAAAGATCCCATCGGAATTCCTCCAACTGTAGGTAAAATAGATGATCGGCCTAAATTTGGCGGAAATGAAGATTCTTCAGAAGTAAAATTGAATGGTACTAACAGTAAGGCTGGAAAATGCAGACCGAAGCAAACCTCACTGCAGTTCCATGAAACTGACGAGGCTCCAAGCAAGTTCGCCTCCGAGAGATTAACAAATCATCTGGGTATAGCAACTGAAAAAGAGAAACCGCTGCCGTGTTCTGGGGATAAAGAAGAGTTATTAGCACACTTAAATCAACCAGTAGCTGGGAAGATCAGCATCAGTGGATCAGATACAGTGGTTGACACCCTTGGTAATACTTTGAAGATATCTGAAGGTCCAACGAAGCTTGAGAACTACAGTAAGACTCACTCAAGACAATCTACTACCTGCGGGTATCTGGCCAAGGATCTGAATGCCACCCAGATTTCTGTTAAAAAGGATCCTTCGAGTCAGGCTGCTGCAAATGCTATTAAAGAAGCCAAGGATCTTAAACACACGGCTGATCGACTTATG AAACTTGGTCAAGAGCTTGAAAGTGCTGAAATATACTTCCAGGCGTGTTTGAAATTTCTTCATGGTTCGTCACTTTTAGAACACTGCAACACTGAGAGTACCAAACGCGGAGATATGAATTACATGATAGAAATGTATAGCAGTACCGCGAAACTCTGGGA TTATGTTGCCCAtgcatatgaaaaactcaacGTAATGGCTGCAGCTGCTCTAGCTTACAAATGCACTGAAGTAGCATACATGAAGGTTATTTATTCTAAAAATTTGATTGTAAACAAGGATCGACATGAATTGCAAGAAGCTCTTAAAATGGCACCTCCAG GTGAGTCTCCGTCGTCATCTTCCTCGGGTGTTGATAACTTAAACAATCAAGTCACGCTGGATAAGGTTGCATTAGCCAAGGCTGACGGTTCTCAAATTACTGCGAGCCATGAAATTGTTGCTCGAAACCATCCCAAATTTGTGCGGTTACTCAACTTT gCAGAGAATGTTAATAATGCAATGGAGGCTAGCAGAAAATCTCAAAACACACTCGCACTTGCAGCTGCTAATGCAGGTGCAGAGGTTATGTCTTCTGTTAAGAGTGTCATTGATTTCACATTCCATGACATAGATGGATTACTTCGTCTTGTACGGCTTGCAATGGAAACCATTAGCCGTTGA
- the LOC113317263 gene encoding protein SRG1-like, translating to MAPVPISSINVGHIQDVQELRKFQPKTIPKRYVRDVAERPTLANTPTSLPMQIPVIDLSKLNENNTEELTKLAASCEEWGFFQVVNHGIDTDLLRAIEEVAMEFFMLPLEEKNKYPMLPGTVQGYGHAFVFSEDQKLDWCNMLALGVEPFWIRNPKLWPTNPAKFSEALEKYSTNVRKLCKNLLRFIALTLGLNQDTFNDMFGEAVQAARMNYYPPCPRPDLVLGLSPHSDGSALTVLQQGTGSSVGLQVLKDDKWVPVQLIENALVINIGDTLEVLTNGKYKSVEHRAVTNKNKDRLSIVTFYAPSYEIELGPLPEFIDMTRPCMYRRYNHGEYSKHYVTNKLEGKKTLDFAKIQTKQSS from the exons ATGGCTCCAGTgccaatttcttcaatcaatgttGGTCACATTCAAGATGTTCAAGAGCTAAGAAAGtttcaaccaaaaacgattcCTAAACGGTATGTTCGTGATGTCGCCGAAAGGCCAACACTTGCCAATACCCCCACCTCTTTACCTATGCAAATACCCGTTATTGATCTTTCTAAGCTGAACGAAAACAACACAGAAGAGCTGACAAAACTTGCCGCCTCTTGTGAAGAATGGGGTTTCTTTCAG GTAGTAAACCATGGGATTGACACAGATTTGTTAAGGGCTATAGAGGAAGTGGCTATGGAGTTCTTCATGTTACCTTTGGAGGAAAAAAATAAGTATCCAATGTTGCCTGGGACTGTTCAAGGGTACGGGCACGCATTCGTCTTCTCTGAAGATCAGAAGCTTGATTGGTGCAATATGTTGGCTCTAGGAGTTGAGCCATTCTGGATAAGAAATCCAAAACTCTGGCCAACAAATCCGGCTAAATTCAG TGAAGCTCTAGAGAAGTACTCAACAAATGTAAGGAAACTATGTAAGAACCTATTGAGATTCATAGCCTTGACTCTCGGCTTGAACCAAGATACATTCAATGACATGTTCGGTGAAGCGGTTCAAGCTGCGAGAATGAACTATTACCCACCGTGCCCAAGGCCTGATCTAGTGTTGGGTCTCAGTCCACACTCAGACGGAAGTGCTCTCACAGTGTTGCAGCAGGGCACGGGCAGTTCTGTTGGCCTTCAAGTCCTTAAGGACGATAAATGGGTTCCAGTCCAACTTATAGAGAATGCCCTTGTCATCAACATTGGTGACACTCTCGAA GTTCTTACCAATGGGAAATACAAAAGCGTCGAACACCGAGCAGTGACGAACAAAAACAAAGACCGGCTTTCAATTGTCACATTTTATGCTCCAAGTTATGAGATCGAGCTTGGCCCATTACCTGAATTTATCGACATGACTCGGCCTTGCATGTATAGAAGATACAACCATGGGGAGTACAGTAAACACTACGTCACCAACAAGCTAGAAGGAAAGAAAACACTAGATTTTGCTAAGATTCAAACCAAACAGTCATCCTAA